The sequence AttgaattacattttcaaaGCACGCATTGCGTATGATATTACTTTGTatacattacattaattatttttactattatagtTAATTACAGTCATTTAAGCTCATTATTTGCTATTACAACATATCTgtgtaattgttaattatataacaaagtCGTAAATCggatactatttaaaaattaacactttGAAATACAATCATTTTGACATCGATTATTCAATAACCATGAGAAGTTATTCGCTTTCTCCTCAATGAGAAGGGAAAAACATTTCATCGGCgggaaattatttaacaatatcttAATTCTAATAATTGCAATATTTCTTATCTACTTGGTCACTGATTCCAAAGTTATATAAGtgatagttttataaaaacatctttaaGAAGAAGGTCACATTCTTATAATAAGTAGCACTAAGGTGTGTCaataaatacttacaaatattGCAAAATTTGGTCCCAACTGTAACACGCGATTTCCCGCCTTATATCAATCTACGTATTCGTCGATAAAGACTAGATTCGCATGCTGCACACACACGCGCTGGACCAAAGTAACAAAACTACCATATAAAAGGTGAAGTGACGTCATATTGACGGTCGGCCAATCGAAATCATTGGCATACGATCACTGACAAGTAACACATCAGATCTTTACTTAGAGTCTTTACAATAGAACCTTTTTGCTCTCGGATTCGTACTGGACGACCATCGGAGGTGGCTTGTTCGCCAGCGCCTTGTACAGGCCAGCGGCGATGGCGACGGCGATCAGGCCAATGAACGCGATAAATATCGCTCCCGCCGACATCACCTTGATAGCGATTCTGGCGTACTGCGCGGCCACCGTCGAGCACCCGTATCGCTCGTTGGCCAGCTTGTTGGTGAACTCGCACTCCATGATGGGTCGGGTCAGGTCGAGGAAGCCGTGGTAGTAGACGTCGCAACAGGACATGGGAAACTCAGCCTTCCAGTTCTTGTAGTCGCGGGGGCTGTCAGCGCCGCAACAATGCAGCTTGCGCTCGATAGTACCGAAGGACGTCGCGACTTCGTTGTCCGTCTTTGCCTGGAAGTACACGTCCCACACGGTATCCTTCACGAAGTCATCCGTGGACTTGTTGTCGGCGAACACGAGAGATATCACCGCGGCGGTAATCAGCAACAACACAACAACAGACATGCAGATTATGTAAACTGTTAGCAGACCGCGACTGCTCTTTTTAACGCCGGAGAAACCGCACGAGGTTACGCACAACACTATGACACTGACGATGAGGAAGATCCAGGGTATAGCCTGGGGCCAGTATAGCTTGTAGTCGAGAAGATAGTGATTACTGTTCCTCAGGCTGGTGAACTCGTACACCTGGCAGAAGAACCAGATTGCGGCGGAAGCGAGCGCCAGCGCCAGCACCACCATGACACCATTTAACACGTGCAGGAGCACTCGGAACCCTTCTCCTCGAGCCATGTCGTGTGATAAGATCTGTATAAGTAGCGACCGCACGCGCACGTCCGACACAGCGCAAGTTACACAATTGAATGGCGTGCCGGCGCCGCGGCCAGTGGTTTTATTTGACGGCGATATAGAACTCTGATCGATCCTTTCCGCAGTGAATCATCAGCGCGGATTCTGTTTATGActctttagattttttttcccgCCATCTGCGTCATATTTGGACATTAATTGGTATCAGGGATTGACAGTAAAaagaattgttaattaattttttaactcattaaattattacctaatattaaaatattgcaattatCCTGAAGTATTT comes from Papilio machaon chromosome 27, ilPapMach1.1, whole genome shotgun sequence and encodes:
- the LOC106711063 gene encoding 23 kDa integral membrane protein codes for the protein MARGEGFRVLLHVLNGVMVVLALALASAAIWFFCQVYEFTSLRNSNHYLLDYKLYWPQAIPWIFLIVSVIVLCVTSCGFSGVKKSSRGLLTVYIICMSVVVLLLITAAVISLVFADNKSTDDFVKDTVWDVYFQAKTDNEVATSFGTIERKLHCCGADSPRDYKNWKAEFPMSCCDVYYHGFLDLTRPIMECEFTNKLANERYGCSTVAAQYARIAIKVMSAGAIFIAFIGLIAVAIAAGLYKALANKPPPMVVQYESESKKVLL